The following proteins are encoded in a genomic region of Bacteroidota bacterium:
- a CDS encoding sugar ABC transporter substrate-binding protein has translation MLPFLFLLTGCGSKDATTTEITFWGMGTEGEKIQKVIPEFEKRNPGIKVKVQMVPWTAAQEKLISSFAADNTPDLCQLGNTWVPQFVMIEALEPLDGYISKSKSLKAANYFPGIWNTNEVTGKIFGVPWYIDTRIIYYRKDIFKKAGYDHPPRTWEELLDLSRKIVKMQNDPNKYAIYLPTNEWAPFVIFGLQNGSNLIKDNWTYGNFSGRDFLDAFKFLIQFHKEKLTPMGVSQVTNVYQAFQQEFFAMYISGPWNIPEFKKWMKDSTGEKWGTTPLPGKNGFPGVSLAGGSSLVMFKNSKNKEAAWKFIEFLSEKETQLAFYRETNNLPAVISAWDEPYFKNDPFIKAFYDQFQHVVPTPKIPEWEQIVFSKLQQFAEYAARGTMTEAEAMKAMDKEVDIILEKRRWIVSY, from the coding sequence TTGCTTCCATTTTTATTTTTGCTTACCGGTTGTGGCAGCAAAGATGCAACCACAACAGAAATCACATTTTGGGGGATGGGCACCGAAGGGGAAAAGATACAAAAGGTTATTCCGGAGTTTGAAAAAAGAAATCCGGGCATAAAAGTAAAAGTACAGATGGTTCCCTGGACGGCAGCTCAGGAGAAATTGATTTCCTCTTTTGCCGCTGACAACACACCCGACCTTTGTCAGCTTGGCAATACATGGGTGCCTCAGTTTGTAATGATAGAAGCACTTGAACCTCTGGATGGATACATTTCAAAAAGCAAAAGTTTAAAAGCAGCGAATTACTTCCCGGGTATTTGGAATACAAATGAAGTAACGGGAAAAATATTCGGCGTTCCATGGTACATCGATACACGAATAATCTACTATCGGAAAGACATTTTCAAAAAAGCAGGTTATGATCATCCTCCGCGAACATGGGAAGAGTTGCTCGATCTTTCACGCAAAATCGTCAAAATGCAGAATGATCCAAATAAATATGCGATCTATCTTCCGACAAACGAGTGGGCACCATTTGTAATATTTGGACTGCAGAACGGTTCCAATTTGATAAAAGATAACTGGACCTATGGGAATTTCAGCGGCAGGGATTTTCTCGATGCCTTCAAATTCCTCATTCAGTTTCACAAGGAAAAACTAACCCCAATGGGGGTTTCCCAGGTAACAAATGTGTATCAGGCATTTCAACAGGAATTTTTTGCGATGTACATTTCGGGTCCGTGGAACATTCCCGAATTCAAAAAATGGATGAAGGATTCAACAGGTGAGAAGTGGGGAACAACACCACTTCCCGGGAAAAACGGATTTCCAGGTGTAAGTCTTGCGGGCGGATCGAGTCTTGTCATGTTTAAGAATTCCAAAAACAAGGAAGCCGCGTGGAAGTTCATTGAGTTCCTGTCAGAAAAAGAGACACAGCTCGCTTTCTACAGGGAAACAAACAACCTTCCCGCTGTGATATCAGCCTGGGATGAACCATACTTCAAAAACGATCCGTTTATTAAAGCATTTTATGATCAGTTTCAGCATGTGGTTCCAACTCCAAAAATACCCGAGTGGGAACAAATCGTATTCTCAAAGCTGCAACAATTCGCAGAATATGCCGCCCGCGGCACCATGACTGAAGCAGAAGCCATGAAGGCAATGGACAAGGAAGTTGATATAATTTTGGAAAAGAGGCGATGGATTGTCAGTTATTAG
- a CDS encoding sugar ABC transporter permease — MKKAAYFFLAPALTAIFVFFFIPVISAFIISFTDFDIYAIGNYSKFRFTAFDNYIKLFDNALFWTALKNTLFFVVISGPLSIAVSLGAAMMLNSKLVKFKGIFRLIYFMPVVTTLVAVSIVWRFIYHPEFGLLNYGLSFLGIGKIDWLGDPAWSMPSIILLSIWKNFGYNMIIFIAGLQNIPEELYEAAEIEGANGWQRFIKITLPMLAPTTVFITIITMIGYFQLFAEPYIMTQGGPLDSTLSIVLYMYQEGFRWWNMGYSSAIAFVLFVIILIGTMIQMWVQKRRDA; from the coding sequence ATGAAAAAAGCTGCATATTTCTTTTTGGCACCAGCACTCACAGCGATATTTGTATTCTTTTTTATCCCTGTGATAAGTGCATTCATAATCAGTTTTACTGATTTTGATATCTATGCCATTGGTAATTACAGCAAATTCAGATTCACGGCATTCGATAACTATATCAAACTTTTTGATAATGCACTATTTTGGACTGCCCTGAAAAATACCCTCTTTTTTGTTGTTATTTCGGGACCCCTCTCGATTGCTGTTTCTCTCGGCGCAGCAATGATGCTGAACTCGAAGTTAGTCAAGTTCAAAGGGATATTCCGGCTTATATATTTTATGCCTGTCGTTACCACTCTTGTGGCTGTTTCCATTGTGTGGCGGTTTATTTATCATCCTGAATTTGGATTGCTGAATTACGGATTAAGTTTTCTGGGAATCGGTAAGATCGACTGGCTGGGCGATCCGGCATGGTCGATGCCATCCATCATACTTCTCTCGATCTGGAAAAATTTCGGATACAACATGATAATATTCATCGCCGGTTTACAGAATATACCCGAGGAATTGTACGAAGCCGCTGAGATTGAAGGGGCAAACGGCTGGCAGAGGTTTATAAAAATTACTCTCCCGATGCTCGCACCAACCACTGTGTTTATTACCATTATCACAATGATTGGCTATTTCCAGTTATTCGCAGAGCCCTACATTATGACACAGGGTGGACCTTTGGACAGCACACTGAGTATTGTACTTTACATGTATCAGGAGGGATTCCGCTGGTGGAATATGGGTTATTCGTCGGCAATTGCGTTTGTGCTGTTTGTGATCATTCTGATTGGTACGATGATTCAGATGTGGGTTCAGAAAAGAAGGGATGCCTGA
- a CDS encoding carbohydrate ABC transporter permease — MPEVKKYLIYAFLIFTGLLTLAPFIWMVSASFMLDGHASVFPPRFIPDIFSLTQYETLFSRLDVSRNLLNSLVISTMVTVVSLVFNSMAGFAFAKYRFAGRDTIFKILLSSMVIPSQVTMLPLFLMLKELGFLNTYMAILIPGLANVFGIFLIRQYVMAIPDSLLESARIDGATDFQIYYKIIVPLAAPVMVTLAIFTFMGTWNDFLWPLIVLNDSDMYTLPVALANLMGEHTKDPELMMAGSVITIMPVMIMFLALQKYYIKGIMMGGVKE, encoded by the coding sequence ATGCCTGAGGTGAAGAAATATCTGATTTATGCATTTTTGATTTTTACCGGATTGCTCACGCTCGCTCCCTTTATTTGGATGGTATCGGCGTCTTTTATGCTGGATGGACATGCATCCGTTTTTCCGCCGAGGTTTATTCCCGACATTTTTTCGCTGACACAGTATGAGACATTGTTCTCGAGGCTCGATGTTTCGAGGAATCTCCTGAACAGTCTGGTTATTTCGACGATGGTTACTGTTGTTTCACTGGTGTTTAATTCGATGGCGGGATTTGCTTTTGCAAAGTACAGATTTGCAGGTAGAGATACGATTTTCAAAATACTGCTCAGTTCCATGGTTATTCCTTCACAGGTTACGATGCTGCCGCTATTCCTGATGCTCAAGGAGCTCGGATTTCTGAACACTTATATGGCGATTTTGATTCCTGGACTTGCTAATGTATTTGGGATATTTCTTATCAGACAGTATGTGATGGCGATTCCTGACAGTCTGCTTGAGTCAGCACGAATTGATGGAGCCACAGATTTTCAGATATACTATAAAATAATTGTTCCTCTTGCTGCGCCGGTAATGGTTACTCTTGCGATATTTACATTTATGGGAACCTGGAACGATTTCCTCTGGCCCCTCATCGTATTGAATGACAGTGACATGTACACCCTTCCGGTGGCTCTGGCAAATCTGATGGGGGAACATACCAAGGATCCCGAACTGATGATGGCGGGAAGTGTGATCACAATTATGCCGGTAATGATAATGTTTCTTGCCTTGCAAAAGTATTACATTAAGGGGATAATGATGGGTGGGGTAAAAGAATAA
- a CDS encoding LacI family transcriptional regulator: MTRKNIHEVAKLAGVSIATVSRAFNNSKLIKDATKSKIMKIAEEIDYKPSPLARGLSTQMTDTIGVIIPDIAGEFFTDIIHGIDEEAHRWNKFIIVASSHSQRDAVETLIDFMSSGRVDGVIMMAPQIHREVPEIIGKSRRPVVLINSLNDIDEAISISIDNYQGTVANIEHLLEHGYERIAMIKGPKDNCDAEERFLGYSETLQKHGININPNWIVDGDFTVRSGYYGFMRLMTLAEKPQAIFAANDMMALGVYEGAKILKVAIPDDIAVTGFDDIYLSRLLSPRLTTVHAPIEELGGKAVRYLLKVINGEVNPLEAYHEKLSTGLIIGNSCGCSGANPSPLF; this comes from the coding sequence ATGACCAGAAAAAACATCCATGAAGTCGCAAAATTGGCAGGGGTGTCGATAGCAACAGTATCGAGAGCTTTTAACAACAGCAAATTGATTAAGGATGCCACCAAGTCGAAGATCATGAAAATCGCTGAAGAGATAGACTACAAACCGAGTCCTCTTGCACGCGGACTTTCGACACAGATGACAGATACGATAGGAGTAATCATTCCTGACATTGCCGGCGAATTTTTTACCGACATCATTCATGGAATCGATGAAGAGGCTCACAGGTGGAACAAATTTATTATTGTTGCGAGTTCTCACAGCCAAAGAGACGCGGTGGAAACACTGATCGACTTTATGTCAAGTGGAAGAGTGGACGGAGTTATAATGATGGCTCCTCAGATTCACAGGGAAGTGCCCGAGATTATCGGCAAAAGCCGCAGACCTGTGGTGCTGATAAATTCACTGAACGATATCGACGAGGCAATCAGCATAAGCATCGACAATTATCAGGGCACGGTTGCCAATATCGAGCATCTGCTTGAACACGGGTATGAAAGAATTGCCATGATCAAAGGACCGAAAGACAACTGCGACGCCGAAGAGAGGTTTTTGGGTTATTCAGAGACGCTGCAGAAGCACGGAATCAACATTAATCCCAACTGGATAGTTGACGGTGACTTCACTGTCCGCTCCGGTTACTACGGTTTCATGAGGTTGATGACCCTGGCTGAGAAGCCACAGGCGATTTTTGCAGCAAACGACATGATGGCTCTGGGGGTTTACGAGGGAGCAAAAATTCTTAAGGTTGCGATTCCCGATGATATTGCCGTAACAGGATTTGATGACATCTATCTGAGCAGACTGTTGAGCCCGAGACTGACAACGGTTCACGCTCCGATTGAAGAGCTTGGTGGCAAGGCAGTGAGATACCTGTTAAAAGTTATAAACGGCGAGGTGAATCCGTTGGAAGCCTACCACGAAAAGCTTTCAACAGGGTTGATAATTGGCAATTCATGTGGCTGTTCCGGTGCAAATCCGTCACCATTATTCTAA
- a CDS encoding T9SS type A sorting domain-containing protein: MKQVITALFILLFAVNLSNAQSVVRSDALWGKVALGTITLDGNMNEADWAKADSVQVIYGQPGALPTSGWTSEFNENAITDPIRATVKFLVKDHYLYLGFKMPDSSVGGIADWARWDGILMNIRDKASPNRPLPATEFFYTWWYLNVPQYLQPGTPPRFIGRFGNFSDTTRTPEQRAAWDAGYRTIGGVSCDDTTPDQGWEVEMKIDVALLGYDITRSTGDIIQLNFSIWDCDWVYGSVPSRISTARAYYQYPWGNANGANAARIYAKPDVTVNTTNPPLAPVEYTFYNGSNKPAPVIDGNLDEEVWRGAQELVIGWDDTLTRAAYPGIGPYQSGQYQPELVAGSRPPVVDPGYVKIKYFHRDGFLYFGADFNDQLIQGTSMFDAVDGFATILIDRDSRASDNALESRMLRLSFDSTGALKPGDYMQTLLDSTQSAYAFQLKGASTINNNNDVDDGYVIEGKIQLTGLLGYPQDLGDRSLFFGTVLYDGDSFTDPALNYGTRTWFMREHAGGPALAWVYLSNDGVVGVEDEFTGIPSSLELYGNYPNPFNPSTRIKFSAPQSGQAEVLVYNSLGQLVSRQMINAIAGAQEINFDARGLTSGVYLYKVNFKNASNGGISSASGKMILMK, from the coding sequence ATGAAACAAGTAATAACAGCTTTGTTCATTCTTCTATTTGCAGTCAATTTATCAAACGCGCAAAGCGTAGTGCGCAGTGATGCCCTCTGGGGAAAGGTTGCTTTGGGTACCATTACCCTTGATGGTAACATGAATGAAGCCGACTGGGCAAAAGCCGACTCGGTGCAGGTTATCTATGGTCAGCCCGGTGCCCTGCCAACAAGTGGTTGGACATCGGAATTCAATGAGAATGCCATCACTGATCCGATTAGAGCGACGGTAAAATTCCTCGTTAAAGACCACTATCTCTATCTTGGATTCAAGATGCCCGACTCTTCTGTTGGTGGAATTGCTGACTGGGCAAGATGGGACGGAATCCTGATGAATATTCGTGACAAGGCAAGTCCGAACAGACCACTTCCCGCAACTGAATTTTTCTACACATGGTGGTACCTGAATGTACCTCAATATCTGCAGCCCGGAACACCACCCCGTTTCATCGGCAGATTTGGCAACTTCTCTGACACTACCAGAACTCCGGAACAGAGAGCTGCATGGGATGCCGGCTACAGAACCATCGGTGGTGTATCGTGCGATGATACCACTCCAGATCAGGGATGGGAAGTTGAGATGAAAATAGATGTCGCATTGCTTGGCTATGATATCACACGCTCTACAGGCGACATTATTCAGTTAAACTTTTCTATATGGGATTGTGACTGGGTTTACGGAAGTGTGCCTTCGAGAATAAGCACAGCAAGAGCATACTATCAGTATCCATGGGGAAATGCAAACGGTGCAAACGCTGCCAGAATTTATGCAAAACCCGATGTTACTGTGAATACAACCAACCCTCCTCTCGCTCCGGTTGAATACACCTTCTATAACGGCTCCAACAAACCTGCTCCGGTAATCGATGGCAACCTTGACGAAGAAGTATGGAGAGGCGCTCAGGAACTGGTAATCGGATGGGATGATACTTTAACAAGAGCTGCATACCCCGGAATTGGACCTTATCAGAGTGGACAGTATCAGCCCGAGCTTGTCGCCGGTAGCAGACCACCTGTTGTAGATCCCGGATATGTAAAAATAAAATATTTCCACAGAGACGGATTCCTTTATTTTGGTGCCGATTTCAACGATCAGCTTATTCAGGGAACCAGCATGTTTGATGCGGTCGACGGTTTTGCTACCATACTTATAGATCGTGATTCCCGTGCTTCAGACAATGCACTTGAGTCAAGAATGCTCCGGCTCTCTTTCGATTCAACAGGTGCGCTCAAGCCGGGTGACTATATGCAGACACTTCTCGATTCCACACAATCTGCTTATGCCTTCCAGTTGAAAGGTGCGTCAACCATAAACAACAACAACGATGTTGACGACGGTTATGTGATTGAAGGAAAAATTCAGTTGACGGGACTTCTGGGCTATCCTCAGGATCTTGGTGACAGGAGTCTGTTCTTTGGAACAGTACTTTATGATGGTGATTCATTCACAGATCCTGCGTTAAACTATGGAACAAGAACCTGGTTTATGCGTGAGCATGCCGGCGGACCCGCCCTTGCATGGGTTTACCTAAGCAATGATGGTGTGGTCGGTGTGGAAGATGAATTTACAGGAATACCTTCATCGCTTGAACTTTATGGGAACTACCCCAATCCGTTTAATCCTTCAACCAGAATCAAGTTTTCCGCTCCTCAGTCAGGTCAGGCTGAAGTGCTGGTTTACAATTCTCTGGGACAGCTTGTAAGCAGGCAAATGATTAATGCGATTGCCGGCGCGCAGGAAATCAATTTTGATGCAAGAGGACTTACTTCAGGTGTATATCTCTATAAAGTCAACTTTAAAAATGCATCAAATGGCGGCATTTCGTCAGCATCAGGCAAAATGATTTTGATGAAGTAG
- a CDS encoding TonB-dependent receptor yields MKKTGYKFFPVILLIFMVLISGLVNAQTAGKLAGRVTDENGQPLIGATVIVEGTNKGAVTDYDGYYTILNLRAGTYSVEFRYTGFQSKKVEAIAVSTDQTTKIDVKLQSTSFTTETIVVTAEKPLVEFNQTSSVVNVSKDEIELLPVQDLGQIVNLQAGVVDGHFRGGRLGEVQYQVDGVSINNPFNNSATLLLDKSVLQEVQIISGTFDAKYGQAMSGVVNAVLRSGDDNFEWSGEFYGGSFYTTDNQRYPDADKLRPLGIQNYQLTLSGPTGLPQTTFLVSGRRYAGDGYLYGTRRFMPTDKNDLEAKIFRPSGDNELVPMNTTREWSGQFKLTNTSIKNMILSYQAIMNSIEAYYYNFGLRLNPDGNKPNNTVSVSHGVDFTHTLSPEMFYKVSVRQNYFDYKSYKYESVFDPGYLAAGEFKSDNNYELGAIVQGVDLGRYIQKTNTIIAKADFTWQINRHNLLEAGVEGQISDIQFGSPGFLQMTIVNGVSTLVAKDQPVLITDPRINQYFPKQYALYLQDRIELGDLVVRAGLRAEYYDANAEVPSDLSNPANSISGAPKSVLKPTTVKFALAPRLGFSFPLTAMSSVYFAYGHFYQMPGLADLYSNSNYTILRDLQDGGISYGTMGNPDLRPQLTVQYEGGLKQAFSQVFGGELTVFYKDIRDLLGAEFISTYAAADYPRLTNIDFGSVYGFTLAFEMRKLGPVTASVDYTMQYARGNASDPYETANRAAAGKDPRPRDIPFGWDQRHTLNFTAVYLQPNDYTISAILRIGSGMPYTPAIGTGFNADLETNSGRKDGYAILDIRAEKYFELSFINLSVFARMTNVLGTNFVNGFVFANTGSPDYSVNSFADRAALLNPGRFYEPRKIEIGISFRSK; encoded by the coding sequence ATGAAAAAAACCGGCTACAAATTTTTTCCGGTAATTCTGCTGATTTTTATGGTTCTGATTTCCGGGCTGGTAAATGCTCAAACAGCGGGAAAACTTGCCGGCAGGGTGACCGATGAAAACGGTCAGCCACTCATCGGCGCCACTGTTATCGTTGAAGGCACCAATAAGGGAGCAGTGACGGATTATGACGGGTACTATACGATTCTAAATCTTCGAGCCGGAACCTACTCCGTTGAGTTCAGATATACCGGCTTTCAGTCGAAAAAAGTTGAAGCTATCGCAGTTTCAACAGATCAAACCACAAAAATTGATGTAAAACTTCAGAGTACATCGTTCACCACCGAAACAATTGTTGTTACTGCAGAAAAACCCCTTGTGGAGTTTAATCAGACCTCCTCCGTGGTAAATGTTTCGAAGGATGAAATAGAACTTTTGCCTGTTCAGGATCTCGGACAAATAGTAAACCTTCAGGCGGGTGTTGTGGATGGTCACTTCAGGGGCGGAAGACTCGGCGAGGTTCAGTATCAGGTGGATGGTGTTTCGATTAACAACCCGTTCAACAACTCTGCCACACTTCTTCTTGATAAATCGGTGTTGCAGGAGGTCCAGATTATCTCCGGAACATTCGATGCTAAATACGGGCAGGCAATGTCTGGAGTTGTGAATGCTGTTCTTAGGTCGGGAGATGACAATTTTGAATGGTCGGGAGAATTTTACGGCGGAAGTTTTTATACAACAGACAATCAGAGATATCCTGATGCTGACAAGCTCCGTCCCCTTGGCATTCAGAATTATCAACTGACACTTTCCGGTCCGACAGGTTTACCACAGACAACTTTCCTTGTTTCAGGAAGAAGATATGCCGGTGACGGATATCTCTACGGAACGAGAAGATTCATGCCGACAGATAAAAACGATCTCGAAGCTAAAATCTTCAGACCATCCGGAGACAACGAACTTGTACCGATGAATACCACCCGGGAGTGGAGCGGGCAGTTCAAACTTACCAACACTTCGATAAAGAACATGATTTTGAGCTATCAGGCGATCATGAACTCAATCGAAGCATACTACTACAATTTTGGTCTCCGTCTGAATCCCGACGGGAATAAACCAAACAACACCGTATCTGTCTCTCATGGCGTCGATTTTACTCACACACTGTCGCCAGAAATGTTTTATAAAGTGAGTGTAAGGCAGAACTACTTCGACTACAAGTCATATAAATATGAATCGGTTTTTGATCCCGGTTACCTGGCTGCAGGCGAGTTCAAGAGTGACAACAATTATGAACTCGGCGCAATAGTCCAGGGTGTTGATCTTGGAAGGTATATCCAAAAAACGAACACCATAATAGCAAAGGCTGATTTTACCTGGCAGATCAACAGGCACAACCTGCTCGAGGCAGGGGTTGAGGGACAGATTTCAGACATCCAGTTTGGTTCGCCCGGTTTCCTGCAGATGACTATTGTAAACGGAGTATCGACTCTTGTTGCGAAAGACCAGCCTGTGCTTATTACCGATCCGAGAATAAACCAGTATTTCCCGAAACAATATGCACTCTATCTTCAGGACAGGATTGAGTTGGGAGATCTGGTTGTCAGAGCCGGACTGAGAGCTGAGTATTATGATGCAAACGCTGAAGTACCAAGTGATCTTTCGAACCCCGCCAACTCCATTTCGGGTGCACCGAAGTCGGTATTGAAACCGACAACTGTAAAATTTGCGTTGGCACCGAGACTTGGGTTCAGTTTCCCGCTTACTGCCATGTCTTCAGTCTACTTTGCTTACGGGCACTTTTATCAGATGCCCGGACTTGCCGATCTCTACTCAAATTCGAACTACACCATCCTGAGAGACCTTCAGGACGGCGGCATTTCGTATGGAACAATGGGAAATCCGGACCTCAGACCGCAACTTACTGTGCAGTATGAAGGTGGTTTGAAACAGGCTTTCAGTCAGGTTTTTGGTGGTGAACTTACAGTGTTTTACAAGGATATAAGAGACCTTCTGGGTGCAGAATTCATTTCCACCTATGCCGCTGCAGACTACCCAAGGCTGACAAACATCGACTTCGGCTCGGTATATGGTTTCACACTTGCGTTTGAGATGAGGAAACTTGGTCCCGTTACGGCATCTGTTGACTACACCATGCAATATGCACGGGGAAATGCAAGCGACCCTTATGAGACCGCCAACAGAGCGGCTGCCGGGAAAGACCCGAGACCAAGAGATATTCCATTTGGATGGGATCAGAGACATACTCTTAATTTCACCGCTGTTTATCTGCAGCCGAACGATTACACAATATCGGCAATTCTTCGTATTGGAAGTGGTATGCCATACACCCCCGCAATCGGGACGGGCTTCAATGCCGACCTCGAAACAAACTCCGGAAGAAAAGACGGGTATGCGATTCTCGATATCAGAGCTGAAAAATACTTTGAACTTTCCTTCATAAATCTTAGTGTTTTCGCAAGAATGACCAATGTGCTGGGTACAAATTTCGTGAACGGATTTGTATTCGCAAACACGGGAAGTCCTGATTACTCTGTAAATTCATTTGCCGACAGGGCAGCACTTCTTAACCCGGGCAGATTTTACGAGCCGAGAAAAATTGAGATTGGCATCTCTTTCAGGAGTAAATAA
- a CDS encoding PorV/PorQ family protein, which produces MKKITIITAFFLVLSSVLLYSQSKAGTTIAQFLKIEPSARAAALGNAGTALFGEATSLYYNPASLGRLDKLDVQFTYNKWIADINYNYAVAAVPIQGLGTLALQMTSLNSGEMDVRTVEQPLGTGERFSVTNFALGLGYGIMLTDRVSVGLQMTYYQESIWHSNLSGFALNIGVQYQVEVDGLTIGAALMNFGPRAKYEGRDAYVNFDFDPKKYGDNDQLPAELRMDEWGLPTAFRVGMSYPVKFTKDYKLILSVDGFHPNDNNESISLGGEFQILDLVYLRGGYRNLFLPSLEGGAVLGGGVKASISGGYTVRFDYAWADYGRLDQAHRFTFSVGF; this is translated from the coding sequence ATGAAAAAGATAACAATTATCACAGCGTTCTTTTTGGTTCTTTCCTCCGTCCTGCTTTATTCGCAGAGCAAGGCGGGAACCACAATAGCTCAATTTCTGAAGATTGAACCGAGCGCAAGGGCAGCAGCTTTGGGAAATGCAGGTACCGCACTTTTTGGTGAGGCAACTTCGCTCTATTACAATCCCGCAAGTCTTGGGCGACTTGACAAACTTGATGTTCAGTTTACCTACAACAAATGGATTGCAGACATCAACTACAACTATGCAGTTGCTGCCGTTCCGATTCAGGGACTGGGAACACTGGCACTTCAGATGACCTCCCTTAACTCGGGTGAGATGGATGTGAGAACAGTGGAGCAACCGCTCGGAACGGGTGAGAGGTTCAGCGTCACCAATTTCGCACTCGGTCTCGGGTATGGTATCATGCTCACAGACCGCGTTTCTGTCGGGCTTCAGATGACATATTATCAGGAATCGATCTGGCATTCCAACCTTTCCGGATTCGCCCTCAACATCGGGGTGCAGTACCAGGTTGAGGTAGACGGTCTGACGATTGGAGCCGCTCTTATGAATTTTGGTCCGAGAGCCAAATATGAGGGGAGGGATGCCTATGTCAATTTCGATTTCGACCCGAAGAAATATGGAGACAACGATCAGTTGCCTGCCGAGCTCAGGATGGATGAGTGGGGTCTTCCTACTGCCTTCAGAGTTGGTATGTCATATCCCGTGAAATTCACCAAAGACTATAAACTTATTCTTTCTGTCGATGGATTTCATCCCAATGACAATAACGAAAGCATAAGTCTTGGCGGTGAGTTTCAGATACTCGATCTGGTTTACCTGAGAGGCGGATACAGAAACCTTTTTCTTCCTTCTCTCGAAGGTGGTGCCGTTCTCGGGGGTGGTGTAAAAGCATCAATCTCCGGAGGGTACACAGTCAGGTTCGATTATGCATGGGCTGACTACGGAAGGCTCGATCAGGCTCACCGTTTCACTTTCAGTGTCGGTTTCTGA
- a CDS encoding Tat pathway signal protein, translating to MRLLLLLPLVFLISGCSVAQNTYMPEKYVKYQNIPQVQKDFLDSLQRETFQYFLHEMNPENGLVKDRSADWSPASMASTGFAVPVWAIGAEKGWITKEYAAKVTLNLINFLLGSVQSAEVDATGYKGFYYHFVDMKKGKREWKCELSTIDSGLLFAGLIFARNYYSGDNETHRAIREGVTKILERAEWDFFTINNSKSDYHNGLSMGWHPEKSELIDHCWWGYNEAIVIFVIAAGSNSKDYGKTYDRWLRDYKWETPYPGLGHFIFPPLFGHQYSHLFLDFRGIYDSKTGEKGIDYWENTRRATYVQQIFGKENPRKWAGFDEFTWGLTACDGPGEKYNKNGYKFIDYSARGFSMPGMDWNDDGTIAPTAAGGSIPFAPEITIPTLMNMKYKYGSSGLWGKYGFQDAFNPTAGWVAQDCIGIDQGPIILMIENYKNDFVWEYFMKDPVIKKGLENLGFTR from the coding sequence ATGAGATTATTACTTTTATTACCACTTGTTTTCCTTATTAGCGGCTGCTCCGTGGCTCAAAATACTTATATGCCCGAGAAGTATGTAAAATATCAGAACATTCCTCAAGTGCAAAAGGATTTCCTCGATTCACTTCAGAGGGAGACATTTCAATATTTTCTTCACGAGATGAATCCTGAAAACGGCCTGGTTAAAGACCGTTCTGCTGACTGGTCACCGGCAAGTATGGCTTCCACAGGTTTTGCTGTGCCTGTTTGGGCTATCGGTGCAGAAAAGGGATGGATAACAAAGGAGTACGCAGCTAAGGTCACTCTCAATCTGATCAATTTTCTTCTTGGGAGTGTACAAAGTGCGGAAGTTGACGCTACCGGTTACAAAGGTTTTTATTATCACTTTGTCGATATGAAAAAGGGGAAAAGGGAGTGGAAATGTGAGTTGTCGACTATTGATTCAGGGCTCCTTTTTGCCGGACTCATCTTCGCAAGAAACTACTACAGTGGTGACAACGAAACGCATCGTGCAATCCGGGAAGGTGTCACAAAAATTCTGGAGCGGGCTGAATGGGATTTCTTCACTATCAACAATTCCAAGAGTGATTACCACAACGGTTTGAGTATGGGCTGGCATCCTGAAAAGAGTGAACTGATAGATCATTGCTGGTGGGGTTACAACGAAGCGATTGTAATTTTTGTAATAGCTGCCGGCTCCAATTCAAAAGATTACGGAAAAACATATGACCGCTGGTTGAGAGACTACAAATGGGAGACTCCATATCCGGGACTTGGTCATTTTATATTTCCGCCACTCTTCGGGCACCAGTATTCTCACCTCTTCCTCGATTTCCGAGGAATTTATGACAGTAAAACGGGAGAAAAGGGGATAGACTACTGGGAGAATACCCGCAGGGCCACTTATGTTCAGCAGATATTTGGCAAAGAAAACCCCAGGAAATGGGCCGGTTTCGATGAGTTTACATGGGGTCTTACTGCATGTGACGGGCCCGGTGAAAAGTACAATAAAAACGGATACAAGTTCATCGATTATTCAGCCCGGGGGTTCAGTATGCCCGGCATGGACTGGAACGACGACGGAACCATAGCTCCCACAGCGGCAGGGGGTTCGATTCCATTTGCTCCCGAGATTACTATTCCCACCCTCATGAACATGAAGTATAAATACGGCAGTTCGGGGCTTTGGGGAAAGTATGGCTTTCAGGATGCATTCAATCCCACGGCAGGTTGGGTGGCACAGGATTGTATCGGTATTGATCAGGGACCCATAATCCTGATGATCGAAAACTACAAAAATGACTTTGTATGGGAGTATTTTATGAAAGACCCCGTAATTAAAAAAGGACTTGAAAATCTTGGTTTTACGAGATAA